From a region of the Candidatus Rhabdochlamydia porcellionis genome:
- the lipA gene encoding lipoyl synthase: MPINPESYSSSQLLRPGRFPSWLHRKLPRGSNLTYTQGILTKHRLNTVCEEAKCPNRFECYSNHTATFLALGKQCTRNCGFCDIDFSKNPKQPEVDEPRRIALCTQELGLKHVVITMVARDDLIDKGASHMAEIIRQIRIECKEVTIEVLTSDFSEDYASIDLLLQEQPDIFNHNLETVETLTPRVRHKATYLRSLNILSYVKQSHKTQFIKSGLMVGLGETPEQVKRAIDDLRTAGCDIITIGQYLQANRKKLLVKEFITPEQFQKYADYGQEIGIKQMFCGPFVRSSYHAHKVKNLMTEVSF; this comes from the coding sequence CTGCCGATTAATCCTGAATCCTACTCTTCTTCACAACTATTAAGACCCGGACGCTTCCCCTCTTGGTTGCATCGAAAATTACCAAGAGGTTCAAATCTCACATACACACAAGGGATTTTAACTAAGCATCGTTTAAATACAGTATGTGAAGAAGCAAAGTGCCCCAATCGTTTTGAATGTTATTCCAATCACACAGCTACCTTCTTAGCATTAGGTAAACAGTGCACTCGTAATTGTGGATTTTGTGACATCGACTTTTCCAAAAATCCTAAACAACCTGAAGTTGATGAACCAAGACGTATTGCTCTATGCACTCAAGAATTAGGATTAAAGCACGTGGTTATCACTATGGTTGCACGAGATGATCTGATCGATAAAGGGGCCTCTCACATGGCAGAAATTATCCGCCAGATACGTATAGAATGCAAAGAAGTAACCATAGAAGTATTAACCTCCGATTTTTCAGAAGACTATGCCTCTATTGACCTTCTTCTCCAAGAACAACCAGACATTTTTAATCATAATTTAGAAACCGTTGAAACATTAACTCCTAGAGTCAGACACAAAGCAACCTATCTTCGTTCTTTAAATATCTTGTCTTATGTAAAACAATCTCATAAAACGCAATTTATCAAATCTGGTTTAATGGTAGGCTTAGGAGAAACACCTGAGCAAGTTAAAAGAGCCATTGATGATCTTAGAACAGCAGGCTGTGATATCATTACCATTGGACAATACTTGCAAGCAAATAGAAAAAAACTTCTTGTTAAAGAGTTCATTACACCTGAGCAGTTTCAAAAATATGCAGATTACGGTCAAGAAATAGGGATCAAACAAATGTTCTGCGGCCCCTTTGTCCGATCTAGCTACCACGCACATAAGGTCAAAAATCTAATGACAGAAGTCTCTTTCTAA
- a CDS encoding sugar phosphate nucleotidyltransferase — translation MDMFAFAQNTDCIILAGGQGTRLFPLTQTRCKPVVCFGGAHRLIDIPLSHCLHAKLDSIFVITQYLASSLQQHIYETYHFDQFHKSNIQLLSPEETPKRKVWFKGTADSIRQSLEHFEASSAEYFLILSGDQLYNMDFNKLFAFAKESNADFIIGALSVGEQEAKRMGVLNISTNKQVLDFFEKPSDAATLKRFSQSTLQPKYLGSMGIYLCKRETLFNLLKEEGDDFGRHLIPLQVNKGGTYCYQHEGYWEDIGTVLSYYKANLALTQKNHLDAKPIFTTAQQLPSTLIRDTKVIDSIIAQGSISEASQITNSVIGMRIKIGSDSIIDACVLVGNLSAFPSPSTLPQYCSIGRNCILKKVIVDEHTIIGNNVTLTNPNAINHLDAFKDHGIYIRDGIIIVTSGTKVPDGFTI, via the coding sequence ATGGATATGTTCGCTTTTGCGCAAAATACCGACTGTATTATCCTAGCAGGAGGGCAAGGAACTCGTTTATTTCCTCTTACTCAAACCCGCTGTAAACCAGTGGTTTGCTTTGGCGGAGCTCATCGCTTAATCGATATTCCTCTTTCTCATTGCTTACATGCTAAATTAGACTCAATCTTTGTGATTACTCAATACTTAGCCTCTTCTTTGCAACAACATATTTATGAAACCTATCATTTCGATCAGTTTCATAAGAGCAACATTCAACTACTTTCCCCTGAAGAAACGCCTAAGCGAAAAGTTTGGTTTAAAGGAACTGCTGATTCTATTAGGCAAAGTCTTGAGCATTTTGAAGCCTCCTCTGCAGAGTACTTTTTAATTCTGTCAGGAGATCAACTCTACAATATGGATTTTAATAAGCTATTTGCCTTTGCAAAGGAAAGTAATGCCGATTTTATTATTGGTGCTTTAAGTGTTGGAGAACAAGAAGCAAAGCGTATGGGCGTACTCAATATTTCTACTAACAAGCAAGTTTTGGACTTTTTTGAAAAACCGTCTGATGCAGCCACTCTTAAACGATTTAGCCAATCAACTTTACAACCTAAATACCTAGGATCCATGGGTATTTATTTATGCAAAAGAGAAACTTTATTTAATTTGCTAAAAGAAGAAGGGGATGATTTTGGTAGACATCTTATTCCATTACAGGTGAATAAGGGAGGAACTTATTGCTATCAACATGAGGGATATTGGGAAGATATTGGCACTGTTCTTTCCTATTACAAAGCAAATTTAGCTCTAACTCAAAAAAACCACCTTGACGCCAAACCTATTTTTACTACCGCGCAACAACTACCTAGTACTTTAATTAGAGATACAAAAGTAATAGATTCCATTATTGCTCAAGGATCCATTAGTGAAGCTTCTCAAATTACCAATAGTGTCATTGGTATGCGCATTAAAATAGGCTCTGATAGTATCATTGACGCTTGCGTTTTGGTGGGAAATCTTAGTGCATTCCCTTCCCCTAGTACTCTGCCACAATATTGTTCTATCGGCAGAAACTGCATTTTGAAAAAAGTGATTGTCGATGAGCATACCATCATCGGTAATAATGTAACATTGACCAATCCAAATGCAATAAATCACCTAGACGCCTTTAAAGATCATGGTATTTATATTCGAGATGGGATTATCATCGTAACATCTGGAACAAAAGTTCCTGATGGGTTTACTATCTAA
- the lpdA gene encoding dihydrolipoyl dehydrogenase: MNQKKYDIAIIGAGPGGYVAAIKLTQGGKKVCLIEKQFLGGTCLNVGCIPTKTLLSDANLSHKVTANAEKLGLKKDAICPNYPKIKQDKDRVVEKIRKGLQGLLQSNQITILYGQAEFISPKELKITGKEVCRIEAEQIIIATGSEPLDIPSLPCDHQLVYNSTSILELTELPKTLVIVGGGYIGCEFASLFTDLKVKVTILEALPSIVTNQGKSVSEALTRAFYKKGIEIQTNVTVIGIDKQESGLRIRLEGGKELFCDKALIAIGRKLVSNGLGLEKIGVVLDQKGAIVVNEKMQTNLDGIYAIGDVTGKNLLAHVASHQGIIAADTILGKAVEMYYNAIPAVIFTNPEIAMVGMTFEEAEKAGFSPIIGNFPFQALGKAIASAETDGFAQIIVDKSTDQILGAQVVGSEASTLIAEMSLAIAQELTLDCIIDTIHAHPTLPEAWHEAALLANETPLHFPPKRKS; this comes from the coding sequence ATGAATCAAAAAAAATATGATATTGCAATTATCGGTGCAGGACCTGGAGGATATGTAGCTGCTATTAAGCTCACACAAGGAGGCAAAAAAGTATGCCTTATAGAAAAACAATTTCTTGGAGGAACTTGCTTGAATGTTGGTTGTATTCCTACAAAAACCCTCCTATCTGATGCAAATCTTTCACACAAAGTAACAGCTAATGCTGAGAAATTGGGTTTAAAAAAAGATGCTATTTGTCCCAATTATCCAAAAATAAAACAAGATAAAGATCGCGTTGTGGAAAAAATACGTAAAGGATTGCAGGGATTATTGCAATCTAATCAGATTACAATCCTATATGGACAAGCAGAGTTTATATCCCCCAAAGAACTCAAAATTACAGGTAAAGAAGTTTGTAGGATTGAAGCAGAACAAATCATTATTGCAACTGGCTCTGAACCTTTGGATATCCCTTCACTCCCATGCGATCACCAACTGGTTTATAATTCTACTTCTATTTTAGAACTAACTGAGCTACCCAAAACTTTGGTTATTGTAGGAGGAGGATATATTGGCTGTGAATTTGCTTCTTTATTTACAGATTTAAAAGTAAAAGTGACTATCTTAGAAGCTCTCCCTTCTATTGTAACCAATCAAGGAAAAAGCGTTTCTGAAGCCCTAACACGTGCTTTTTATAAAAAAGGTATTGAGATACAAACCAATGTGACAGTAATAGGGATCGACAAACAAGAATCTGGTTTACGCATCCGTTTAGAAGGAGGTAAAGAGTTATTTTGTGATAAAGCACTCATTGCAATAGGACGAAAACTGGTATCTAATGGACTAGGATTAGAAAAGATAGGAGTGGTTCTTGATCAAAAAGGAGCTATCGTAGTAAATGAAAAAATGCAAACCAATCTAGATGGAATTTATGCTATTGGTGATGTAACAGGTAAAAACCTTTTAGCTCATGTAGCCTCTCACCAAGGGATAATAGCTGCAGATACTATTCTAGGCAAAGCTGTTGAAATGTACTATAATGCAATTCCAGCAGTTATTTTTACTAACCCAGAGATTGCTATGGTAGGTATGACATTCGAAGAAGCTGAAAAAGCAGGTTTTTCCCCTATTATTGGTAATTTCCCTTTTCAAGCACTTGGTAAAGCGATTGCCTCTGCAGAAACGGATGGATTTGCTCAAATCATCGTAGATAAATCCACTGATCAAATTTTGGGAGCCCAAGTTGTAGGAAGTGAGGCATCAACCTTAATTGCTGAAATGAGTTTAGCAATTGCACAAGAGTTAACCCTTGATTGTATTATTGACACTATTCATGCTCATCCTACTCTACCAGAGGCTTGGCATGAAGCTGCTTTATTAGCAAATGAAACACCTCTTCACTTTCCTCCAAAGAGAAAATCGTGA
- a CDS encoding glycosyltransferase family 2 protein, with amino-acid sequence MSPKVGIVILHYGSLANTIECLQSVFALDYPLFETIVVDNSLHPTDGITLRKLFPEAILLSMPENLGYAEGNNQGIAYAIKHECTYVLLLNNDTVIAKDLLIHFVQTAQTYPNAGCLGAKIFYYDEPITLWHAGGFLHSKTLRLYHKGYKEIDLANKYNHIAEIEYACGCAIFVTKEVIKTVGTLSKEFFLIWEEADWCWRIRKSGYSCLFVPQAKVWHKISCSLNRGTLWHYFYSRNRLTFLNYHLPKKQKRAFYCFQFPKELFFLFFYAFHPQLTKATRLLHRAALKGIFDYYRGLLGPCPHKNFR; translated from the coding sequence ATGTCTCCTAAAGTTGGCATTGTTATTCTACATTATGGATCTTTAGCAAACACAATTGAATGTCTACAATCGGTTTTTGCTTTAGATTACCCTCTCTTTGAAACAATTGTTGTCGACAATAGCCTACATCCCACTGATGGGATAACACTTAGAAAGCTTTTTCCTGAAGCTATTCTCTTATCTATGCCAGAAAACTTAGGATATGCAGAAGGCAATAACCAGGGAATAGCTTATGCAATCAAGCATGAATGCACATATGTGCTCTTACTTAATAATGATACGGTTATTGCAAAAGACCTACTTATCCACTTCGTACAAACCGCTCAAACCTATCCAAATGCTGGTTGCTTAGGTGCCAAAATTTTTTACTACGATGAACCTATAACGCTTTGGCATGCAGGTGGATTTCTTCATTCTAAAACCCTCCGCCTCTATCATAAGGGCTATAAAGAAATTGATCTAGCAAACAAATATAATCATATTGCAGAAATTGAATACGCCTGTGGTTGTGCTATTTTTGTGACAAAAGAAGTGATAAAAACAGTAGGCACTCTATCCAAAGAATTTTTCCTTATTTGGGAAGAAGCAGATTGGTGTTGGCGTATCAGAAAATCTGGTTATAGCTGTCTTTTTGTACCTCAAGCAAAAGTTTGGCATAAGATTTCTTGTAGTTTAAATAGAGGGACTCTATGGCACTATTTTTACTCTCGCAATCGTTTAACTTTCTTAAACTATCACCTTCCTAAAAAACAAAAACGTGCTTTTTATTGCTTCCAATTCCCCAAAGAGCTATTTTTCCTTTTTTTTTATGCCTTTCATCCTCAGCTTACTAAAGCAACACGCCTTTTACATCGTGCAGCATTAAAAGGCATCTTTGATTATTACCGAGGGCTTTTAGGCCCTTGTCCTCATAAAAACTTTCGTTAA
- a CDS encoding metallophosphoesterase: MKIWALADPHLCFGAPKKSMEVFGPAWKNYTDKIHTNWLECIEKEDLVLIPGDISWAMRLKEALIDLFWLDALPGHKIILRGNHDYWWSSKAKLAQAMPPSIQCIHNDAILWQDIAIGGSRLWDTYEYQFNDYIEFKENPLLKKPLEESAEKQEVIFLRELERLKLSLKQLSPLARIRIALTHYPPIDPRLNPSRASEILERFQVQYCVFGHLHNVKRNALPFGTARGIHYILTSCDYLDFKPLRVL, translated from the coding sequence ATGAAAATTTGGGCTCTTGCAGATCCACACCTTTGTTTTGGCGCACCTAAAAAATCTATGGAGGTTTTTGGTCCTGCTTGGAAAAATTACACCGATAAAATCCATACAAATTGGCTAGAGTGTATTGAAAAAGAAGATTTGGTGTTGATTCCAGGAGATATCTCTTGGGCCATGCGTCTAAAGGAAGCTCTTATTGACTTATTCTGGTTAGATGCCCTACCTGGGCATAAAATCATTTTACGAGGAAACCACGACTATTGGTGGAGCTCAAAAGCAAAGCTTGCACAAGCTATGCCTCCTTCCATTCAATGTATTCACAATGATGCTATTCTATGGCAAGATATAGCCATCGGCGGCAGTAGGCTATGGGATACTTACGAATATCAATTTAATGACTATATCGAATTCAAAGAAAATCCCTTACTAAAAAAACCCTTAGAAGAGAGTGCTGAAAAGCAAGAAGTTATTTTTTTAAGAGAACTTGAGCGTTTGAAATTAAGCTTAAAACAGTTATCTCCTCTTGCACGTATTCGTATTGCGCTCACTCACTACCCTCCCATTGACCCCCGCTTAAATCCTTCTCGTGCTTCAGAAATTCTAGAACGATTTCAGGTACAATACTGCGTATTTGGGCATCTACACAATGTAAAAAGAAACGCACTTCCTTTTGGCACAGCTCGCGGAATTCACTATATTTTAACCTCTTGCGATTATTTAGATTTTAAACCTTTACGTGTTCTCTAA